In a single window of the Romeriopsis navalis LEGE 11480 genome:
- a CDS encoding glycosyltransferase, protein MKVLIVIPYIGSVYGGTSKSVSELANGLGSLGIQVDLITTNANGPDKLDVPLKTWIEHQSYRIKYFPCWHRYDQTFSPSLLYWTFRHLHEYDLVHSHTLFSPMLLSIVHWQCRLKQMPYLMSPHGMLEPWALHNKANKKRRYFQYVEQPALQHAQALQVLTAAEANNLHQLNLLRTVQVPNGIDQHLFTALPEPEAFYQAFPSTRGKRILLFLSRIDAKKGLDLLASAFAQVHQNFPDLHLVIAGPNSTGFLPTVENYFAELGCLDSVTFTGMLNGDLKYAALAAAELYILPSYSEGFSMSVLEGMAAGLPCIITTGCNFPEAQEADAACVVDINAEAIVTALKDCLESPQQAADMGMRGQQLILQNYTWEQSASKLLQVYTSIVDAETSNKSLSHV, encoded by the coding sequence GTGAAAGTTTTAATTGTTATTCCTTATATTGGTTCCGTGTATGGTGGCACTTCGAAATCGGTGTCGGAATTAGCGAATGGCCTTGGTAGCCTTGGGATACAGGTGGATCTGATTACGACCAATGCAAACGGGCCGGATAAGCTCGATGTGCCATTGAAAACTTGGATTGAGCATCAGTCTTATCGGATCAAGTATTTCCCCTGTTGGCACCGTTATGATCAAACCTTTAGTCCTTCATTGTTGTATTGGACGTTCCGACATTTACATGAATATGACTTAGTCCACAGTCATACATTGTTTTCCCCCATGCTCCTCTCGATCGTGCATTGGCAATGTCGGCTGAAGCAGATGCCCTATCTCATGTCCCCCCATGGCATGTTAGAACCCTGGGCGTTACACAATAAAGCCAATAAGAAACGGCGCTATTTTCAGTATGTTGAGCAACCGGCTTTGCAGCACGCGCAAGCACTACAAGTTTTAACTGCGGCAGAAGCCAACAATTTGCATCAGCTCAATTTACTCCGGACGGTGCAAGTGCCGAACGGGATTGACCAACATTTATTTACGGCATTGCCGGAGCCGGAGGCGTTTTATCAGGCGTTTCCGTCGACGCGTGGCAAGCGAATCCTATTATTTCTAAGTCGTATTGATGCTAAAAAGGGGTTGGACTTATTGGCAAGTGCGTTTGCGCAAGTTCACCAGAATTTTCCGGATTTGCATCTTGTAATTGCGGGGCCGAATAGCACTGGCTTCTTGCCGACCGTTGAGAACTACTTTGCTGAATTAGGTTGTCTCGATTCTGTAACCTTTACGGGCATGCTGAATGGCGATCTCAAATATGCGGCTTTGGCGGCGGCTGAGCTCTACATACTGCCTTCCTATTCGGAAGGGTTTAGCATGTCGGTGCTGGAAGGGATGGCCGCCGGATTGCCTTGCATTATTACGACCGGCTGTAATTTCCCAGAAGCCCAGGAGGCAGATGCCGCTTGCGTCGTCGATATTAATGCTGAAGCGATCGTGACGGCCTTAAAGGATTGTCTGGAGTCGCCGCAGCAGGCGGCGGACATGGGTATGCGTGGTCAACAGTTGATTCTCCAAAACTACACCTGGGAACAATCAGCGAGTAAACTGCTGCAAGTCTATACCTCGATCGTGGATGCCGAAACTTCGAATAAGTCGCTGAGTCATGTCTAA